In a genomic window of Anoplopoma fimbria isolate UVic2021 breed Golden Eagle Sablefish chromosome 6, Afim_UVic_2022, whole genome shotgun sequence:
- the st3gal7 gene encoding ST3 beta-galactoside alpha-2,3-sialyltransferase 7 produces MVTLNHLSVEAPDDGSPLLPEATEAATPTPTPFFHRQQVIAKTDSRDFVLGRSENLAFSLLLLIGCYSAILIPAYLPLDKVAALSDGSQLPEDMVLLNQSASLLSGPCQPRWCLNHLKPLSCSAGLLEIPVFVQQGRPVPWDLSPPLGLQGSEEHLALALASLPQPGLPPSLSSKGKCRRCVVVGNGGVLHGSRLGSHIDQYDIIIRLNNAPVSGYEKDTGSRTTIRLIYPEAAPHSANEYKNTTMVALVVFKSLDLDWLTSVITKRPLSFWSKIWFWRAVVDDIPLGPENFRILHPEIIHKTGLVLQKYALKQGNMVPTLGASALVMALQLCDQVSLAGFGYDMQHPEARLHYYESIHMEAMKAQVVHNVNAEKLFLRDLVASGAVTDLTGAL; encoded by the exons ATGGTGACACTGAATCACTTGAGTGTAGAGGCCCCAGACGACGGCTCTCCACTCCTGCCCGAGGCTACAGAGGCtgcaacaccaacaccaacaccttTCTTTCACCGGCAGCAAGTCATCGCAAAGACTGACTCCAGGGATTTTGTTCTTGGCAG GAGTGAAAACCTTGCCTTCAGTCTGCTGCTTCTCATTGGATGCTACTCGGCTATTCTGATTCCTGCATATCTCCCATTGGATAAAGTGGCAGCTCTCAGTGATGGCAGCCAACTTCCTGAAGATATG GTTTTACTAAATCAGTCAGCCTCCCTGCTTTCAGGCCCCTGTCAGCCTCGCTGGTGTCTAAACCACCTCAAGCCCTTGTCATGTTCTGCAGGCCTCCTAGAAATCcctgtgtttgtgcagcaggGCAGGCCTGTGCCCTGGGATCTGTCCCCTCCTCTGGGGCTCCAGGGAAGTGAGGAGCATCTGGCCCTCGCTCTTGCGTCTCTGCCTCAGCCTGGCCTGCCTCCATCACTGAGTAGTAAAGGCAAATGCAGGAGATGTGTGGTGGTGGGCAATGGAGGGGTTCTACATGGGAGCCGTCTTGGATCCCATATAGATCAGTATGACATCATTATCAG GCTGAATAATGCTCCAGTGTCTGGCTACGAGAAAGACACTGGCTCTCGCACCACCATACGCCTGATTTACCCAGAGGCAGCACCTCACTCCGCAAACGAGTACAAAAACACCACCATGGTTGCTCTGGTGGTCTTTAAGAGCCTGGACCTGGACTGGCTCACTTCTGTCATCACCAAACGGCCTCTG AGCTTCTGGTCCAAAATATGGTTCTGGAGGGCGGTGGTGGATGATATTCCACTGGGACCAGAGAACTTCAGGATCCTCCACCCGGAGATTATTCACAAGACAGGACTAGTTTTACAGAAATATGCTTTGAAACAGGGAAAC ATGGTGCCAACACTGGGCGCCAGTGCGTTGGTGATGGCTTTGCAGCTGTGTGACCAGGTGAGCCTGGCAGGTTTCGGCTATGACATGCAGCACCCAGAGGCCAGGCTTCACTACTACGAGTCCATACACATGGAAGCAATGAAGGCTCAA GTGGTGCACAACGTTAATGCTGAGAAACTCTTCTTAAGGGACCTGGTGGCTTCAGGAGCTGTGACGGACCTCACAGGAGCTCTATGA